The proteins below are encoded in one region of Styela clava chromosome 4, kaStyClav1.hap1.2, whole genome shotgun sequence:
- the LOC144422133 gene encoding uncharacterized protein LOC144422133: MKFFLAIGLPILVFVLETNCEEASNKLTLTEHDEFDDLEESREKRSAFAYNSIGCFKDTGRRAIPQADGRFPTLKGNYQRRSNAIQKCAKVASDKGYKVFSVQNGGWCATGPNAHTTYNKYGPSNACKGDGKGGPWANQVYGVNGWRPGGKISHETSSSFKFASIGCFKDTGRRAIPQADGRFPTLKGNYQRRSNAIQKCAKVASDKGYKVFSVQNGGWCATGPNAHTTYKKYGPSNACEGDGKGGPWANQVYGVNGWRPGGQISFETSSSFKYASIGCFKDTGRRAIPQADGRFPTLKGNYQRRSNAIQKCAKVASDKGYKVFSVQNGGWCATGPNAHTTYKKYGPSNACKGDGKGGPWANQVYGVNGWRPSGQISFETGSPFKYASIGCFKDTGRRAIPQADGRFPTLKGNYQRRSNAIQKCAKVASDKGYKVFSVQNGGWCATGPNAHTTYKKYGPSNACKGDGKGGLWANQVYGVNGWRPGGQISFETSSSFKYASIGCFKDTGRRAIPQADGRFPTLKGNYQRRSNAIQKCAKVASDKGYKVFSVQNGGWCATGPNAHTTYKKYGPSNACKGDGKGGPWANQVYGVNGWRPGGQISFETSSSFKYASIGCFKDTGRRAIPQADGRFPTLKGNYQRRSNAIQKCAKVASDKGYKAFSVQNGGWCATGPNAHTTYKKYGPSNACKGDGKGGPWANQVYGVNGWRPSGQISFETGSSFKYASIGCFKDTGRRAIPQADGRFPTLKGNYQRRSNAIQKCAKVASDKGYKVFSVQNGGWCATGPNAHTTYKKYGPSNACKGDGKGGPWANQVYGVNGWRPGGQISFETGSSFKYASIGCFKDTGRRAIPQADGRFPTLKGNYQRRSNAIQKCAKVASDKGYKVFSVQNGGWCATGPNAHTTYKKYGPSNACKGDGKGGPWANQVYGVNGWRPGGQISFETSSSFKYASIGCFKDTGRRAIPQADGRFPILKGNYQRRSNAIQKCAKVASDKGYKVFSVQNGGWCATGPNAHTTYKKYGPSNACKGDGKGGPWANQVYGVNGWRPGGQISFETSSQFKYASIGCFKDTGRRAIPQADGRFPTLKGNYQRRSNAIQKCAKVASDKGYKVFSVQNGGWCATGPNAHKTYKKYGPSKSCKGDGKGGPWANQVYGVNGWRPGKSFHLTGGKISIGGEGGDISSGKQNVLISNGTVNIL, encoded by the exons atgaaattttttcttgCTATCGGTTTGCCGATACTCGTCTTCGTACTAGAGACCAATT GCGAAGAAGCGTCGAACAAACTGACATTAACCGAACACGATGAATTTGATGATCTCGAAG AATCTCGTGAAAAGCGCT CTGCATTTGCATACAATTCGATCGGCTGCTTCAAAGATACAGGACGCAGAGCAATACCACAGGCTGATGGCCGTTTTCCAACATTGAAAGGAAACTATCAGAGACGTTCAAATGCGATTCAGAAATGTGCAAAGGTCGCTTCAGATAAAGGATACAAAGTCTTCTCAGTTCAGAATGGAGGATG gtGTGCAACTGGCCCTAACGCTCATACAACATATAACAAATACGGACCTTCGAACGCTTGCAAAGGTGATGGTAAAGGCGGACCTTGGGCAAATCAAGTTTACGGAGTGAATGGATGGAGGCCAG GAGGAAAGATATCTCATGAAACAA GCTCTTCATTCAAGTTTGCATCAATCGGTTGCTTCAAAGATACAGGACGCAGAGCAATACCCCAGGCTGATGGTCGTTTTCCAACATTGAAAGGAAACTATCAAAGACGTTCAAATGCGATTCAGAAATGTGCAAAGGTCGCTTCAGATAAAGGATACAAAGTCTTCTCAGTTCAGAATGGTGGATG GTGCGCCACTGGCCCTAACGCTCACACAACCTATAAGAAATACGGACCTTCAAATGCTTGCGAAGGTGATGGTAAAGGCGGACCTTGGGCGAATCAAGTCTACGGAGTGAATGGATGGAGGCCAG GCGGACAGATATCATTTGAAACGA GCTCCTCATTCAAGTATGCATCGATCGGTTGCTTCAAAGATACAGGGCGCAGAGCAATACCACAGGCTGATGGTCGTTTTCCAACATTAAAGGGAAACTATCAAAGACGTTCAAATGCGATTCAGAAATGTGCAAAGGTCGCTTCAGATAAAGGATACAAAGTCTTCTCAGTTCAGAATGGAGGatg GTGCGCTACTGGCCCTAACGCTCATACAACCTATAAGAAATACGGACCCTCAAACGCTTGCAAAGGTGATGGAAAAGGCGGACCTTGGGCAAACCAAGTTTATGGAGTGAATGGATGGAGGCCAA GCGGACAAATATCTTTTGAGACGG gCTCCCCATTCAAGTATGCATCAATAGGTTGCTTCAAAGATACAGGACGCAGAGCAATACCACAGGCTGATGGTCGTTTTCCAACATTGAAAGGAAACTATCAAAGACGTTCAAATGCGATTCAGAAATGTGCAAAGGTCGCTTCAGATAAAGGATACAAAGTCTTCTCAGTTCAGAATGGAGGATG GTGCGCCACTGGCCCTAACGCTCATACAACCTATAAGAAATACGGACCTTCAAACGCTTGCAAAGGTGATGGAAAAGGCGGACTTTGGGCAAACCAAGTCTACGGAGTGAATGGATGGAGGCCAG GCGGACAGATATCTTTTGAAACGA GCTCCTCATTCAAGTATGCGTCGATCGGTTGCTTCAAAGATACAGGACGCAGAGCAATACCACAGGCTGATGGTCGTTTTCCAACATTGAAAGGAAACTATCAAAGACGTTCGAATGCGATTCAAAAATGTGCAAAGGTCGCTTCAGATAAAGGATACAAAGTCTTCTCTGTTCAGAATGGTGGATG GTGCGCTACTGGCCCTAACGCTCATACAACCTATAAGAAATACGGACCTTCAAATGCTTGCAAAGGTGATGGTAAAGGCGGACCTTGGGCGAATCAAGTCTACGGAGTGAATGGATGGAGGCCAG GCGGACAGATATCTTTTGAAACGA GCTCCTCATTCAAGTATGCGTCGATCGGTTGCTTCAAAGATACAGGACGCAGAGCAATACCACAGGCTGATGGTCGTTTTCCAACATTGAAAGGAAACTATCAAAGACGTTCAAATGCGATTCAGAAATGTGCAAAGGTCGCTTCAGATAAAGGATACAAAGCCTTCTCAGTTCAGAATGGAGGatg GTGCGCCACTGGCCCTAACGCTCATACAACCTATAAGAAATACGGACCTTCAAACGCTTGCAAAGGTGATGGAAAAGGCGGACCTTGGGCAAATCAAGTCTACGGAGTGAATGGATGGAGGCCAA GCGGACAAATATCTTTTGAGACGG GCTCTTCATTCAAGTATGCATCAATCGGTTGCTTCAAAGATACAGGACGCAGAGCAATACCACAGGCTGATGGTCGTTTTCCAACATTGAAAGGAAACTATCAAAGACGTTCAAATGCGATTCAGAAATGTGCAAAGGTCGCTTCAGATAAAGGATACAAAGTCTTCTCAGTTCAGAATGGTGGATG GTGCGCCACTGGCCCTAACGCTCATACAACCTATAAGAAATACGGACCCTCAAACGCTTGCAAAGGTGATGGTAAAGGCGGACCTTGGGCAAACCAAGTTTATGGAGTGAATGGATGGAGGCCAG GCGGACAAATATCTTTTGAGACGG GCTCTTCATTCAAGTATGCATCAATCGGCTGCTTCAAAGATACAGGACGCAGAGCAATACCACAGGCTGACGGTCGTTTTCCAACATTGAAAGGAAACTATCAAAGACGTTCAAATGCGATTCAGAAATGTGCAAAGGTCGCTTCAGATAAAGGATACAAAGTCTTCTCAGTTCAGAATGGTGGATG GTGCGCCACTGGCCCTAACGCTCATACAACCTATAAGAAATACGGACCTTCAAATGCTTGCAAAGGTGATGGTAAAGGCGGACCTTGGGCAAACCAAGTCTACGGAGTGAATGGATGGAGGCCAG GCGGACAGATATCTTTTGAAACGA GCTCCTCATTCAAGTATGCATCGATCGGTTGCTTCAAAGATACAGGACGCAGAGCAATACCACAGGCTGATGGTCGTTTTCCAATATTGAAAGGAAACTATCAAAGACGTTCAAATGCGATTCAGAAATGTGCAAAGGTCGCTTCAGATAAAGGATACAAAGTCTTCTCTGTTCAGAATGGTGGATG GTGCGCTACTGGCCCTAACGCTCATACAACCTATAAGAAATACGGACCCTCAAACGCTTGCAAAGGTGATGGTAAAGGCGGACCTTGGGCAAACCAAGTTTATGGAGTGAATGGATGGAGGCCAG GCGGACAAATATCTTTTGAGACAA GCTCCCAATTCAAGTATGCATCAATCGGTTGCTTCAAAGATACAGGACGCAGAGCAATACCACAGGCTGATGGTCGTTTTCCAACATTGAAGGGAAACTATCAAAGACGTTCAAATGCGATTCAGAAATGTGCAAAGGTCGCTTCAGATAAAGGATACAAAGTCTTCTCAGTTCAAAATGGAGGATG GTGCGCCACTGGCCCTAATGCTCacaaaacctataaaaaataCGGACCTTCAAAATCTTGCAAAGGTGATGGTAAAGGCGGACCTTGGGCGAATCAAGTTTACGGAGTGAATGGATGGAGGCCAG GAAAATCTTTTCATTTAACAGGAGGAAAGATTTCCATCGGCGGAGAAGGTGGAG